One stretch of Halichoerus grypus chromosome 8, mHalGry1.hap1.1, whole genome shotgun sequence DNA includes these proteins:
- the HEXA gene encoding beta-hexosaminidase subunit alpha isoform X1, with amino-acid sequence MAGSGLWFPLLLAAALAGRAAALWPWPQYIQTSESHYAIFPHNFQFQYHVSSAAQPGCSVLDEAFQRYRDLLFTSRSWQPPEPTRKQHAPEKNSLVILVVTPGCNQLPSLESVENYTLTINDDHCFLLSETVWGALRGLETFSQLVWRSPEGTFFINKTEIEDFPRFSHRGLLLDTARHYLPLTSILDTLDVMAYNKFNVFHWHLVDDSSFPYDSFTFPELTRKGSYNPATHIYTAQDVREVIEYARLRGIRVLVEFDTPGHTLSWGPGVPGLLTPCYSGSHPSGTFGPVNPILNSTYEFMSTFFLEVSSVFPDFYLHLGGDEVDFTCWKSNPDIQAFMKKQGFGNDFKELESFYIQTLLNIVSAYGKGYVVWQEVFDNKVKVRPDTIIQVWREEEPVRYTKEMELITGAGFRALLSAPWYLNHITYGPDWRQIYMVEPLEFKGSPQQKALVIGGEACMWGEYVDSTNLAPRLWPRAGAVAERLWSNKLVTSLDFAFKRLTQFRCELLRDRVGIFCLQNPLGDRVSIQPR; translated from the exons ATGGCGGGCTCGGGGCTCTGGTTTCCGCTGCTGCTGGCGGCAGCGCTCGCCGGCCGGGCCGCGGCCCTCTGGCCCTGGCCCCAGTACATCCAAACCTCCGAGTCCCACTACGCCATCTTCCCGCACAACTTCCAGTTCCAGTACCACGTCAGTTCGGCCGCGCAGCCGGGCTGCTCCGTCCTCGACGAGGCCTTCCAGCGCTACCGCGACCTCCTCTTCACCTCCCGCTCTTGGCAACCTCCTGAACCCACAA GAAAACAGCATGCACCGGAGAAGAATTCATTGGTTATCCTTGTGGTCACTCCTGGATGTAACCAGCTTCCTTCTTTGGAGTCGGTGGAAAACT ACACCCTGACCATAAATGATGATCATTGTTTCCTCCTCTCTGAGACTGTCTGGGGAGCTCTCCGAG GTCTGGAGACTTTTAGCCAGCTTGTTTGGAGATCTCCTGAGGGCACG TTCTTTATCAACAAGACCGAGATTGAAGACTTTCCCCGCTTCTCTCACCGGGGCTTGTTGTTGGATACGGCTCGCCATTACCTGCCACTGACTAGCATCCTGGACACTCTG GACGTCATGGCATACAATAAATTCAATGTGTTCCACTGGCATCTGGTCGATGACTCTTCTTTCCCATATGACAGCTTCACTTTTCCAGAGCTCACCAGAAAG GGGTCGTACAATCCTGCCACCCATATCTACACAGCACAGGATGTGAGGGAGGTGATTGAATATGCACGGCTTCGGGGTATCCGTGTGTTGGTAGAGTTTGACACTCCTGGCCACACTCTGTCCTGGGGACCAG GTGTCCCTGGATTATTGACTCCTTGCTACTCTGGGTCTCATCCCTCTGGCACCTTTGGACCAGTGAATCCCATTCTCAACAGTACTTATGAATTCATGAGCACATTTTTTCTGGAGGTCAGCTCTGTCTTCCCGGATTTTTATCTTCACCTTGGAGGAGATGAGGTTGATTTCACCTGCTG GAAGTCCAACCCAGATATCCAGGCCTTTATGAAGAAGCAAGGCTTTGGTAATGACTTCAAGGAGCTGGAGTCTTTCTACATACAGAc GCTGCTGAACATCGTCTCTGCCTATGGCAAGGGCTATGTGGTGTGGCAGGAGGTGTTTGATAATAAAGTAAAG GTTCGGCCAGATACAATCATTCAGGTATGGCGAGAAGAGGAGCCGGTACGTTATACGAAGGAGATGGAGCTGATCACCGGAGCTGGCTTCCGCGCCCTGCTCTCTGCCCCCTGGTACCTGAATCATATAACTTATGGCCCTGACTGGAGACAGATCTACATGGTGGAGCCCCTGGAATTTAAAG GTAGCCCTCAGCAGAAGGCTCTCGTGATTGGTGGAGAGGCCTGTATGTGGGGGGAGTACGTGGACAGCACCAATCTGGCCCCCAGACTCTG gcccagggcaggggctgttGCTGAGAGGCTGTGGAGCAACAAGTTGGTGACTAGCCTGGACTTTGCCTTTAAACGTTTGACACAATTCCGCTGTGAGCTCCTAAG GGACAGGGTGGGCATCTTCTGTCTGCAGAATCCTCTTGGGGACAGGGTCTCCATACAGCCCAGGtga
- the HEXA gene encoding beta-hexosaminidase subunit alpha isoform X2 produces MAGSGLWFPLLLAAALAGRAAALWPWPQYIQTSESHYAIFPHNFQFQYHVSSAAQPGCSVLDEAFQRYRDLLFTSRSWQPPEPTRKQHAPEKNSLVILVVTPGCNQLPSLESVENYTLTINDDHCFLLSETVWGALRGLETFSQLVWRSPEGTFFINKTEIEDFPRFSHRGLLLDTARHYLPLTSILDTLDVMAYNKFNVFHWHLVDDSSFPYDSFTFPELTRKGSYNPATHIYTAQDVREVIEYARLRGIRVLVEFDTPGHTLSWGPGVPGLLTPCYSGSHPSGTFGPVNPILNSTYEFMSTFFLEVSSVFPDFYLHLGGDEVDFTCWKSNPDIQAFMKKQGFGNDFKELESFYIQTLLNIVSAYGKGYVVWQEVFDNKVKVRPDTIIQVWREEEPVRYTKEMELITGAGFRALLSAPWYLNHITYGPDWRQIYMVEPLEFKGSPQQKALVIGGEACMWGEYVDSTNLAPRLWPRAGAVAERLWSNKLVTSLDFAFKRLTQFRCELLRRGVQAQPLSVGYCEQEFEQT; encoded by the exons ATGGCGGGCTCGGGGCTCTGGTTTCCGCTGCTGCTGGCGGCAGCGCTCGCCGGCCGGGCCGCGGCCCTCTGGCCCTGGCCCCAGTACATCCAAACCTCCGAGTCCCACTACGCCATCTTCCCGCACAACTTCCAGTTCCAGTACCACGTCAGTTCGGCCGCGCAGCCGGGCTGCTCCGTCCTCGACGAGGCCTTCCAGCGCTACCGCGACCTCCTCTTCACCTCCCGCTCTTGGCAACCTCCTGAACCCACAA GAAAACAGCATGCACCGGAGAAGAATTCATTGGTTATCCTTGTGGTCACTCCTGGATGTAACCAGCTTCCTTCTTTGGAGTCGGTGGAAAACT ACACCCTGACCATAAATGATGATCATTGTTTCCTCCTCTCTGAGACTGTCTGGGGAGCTCTCCGAG GTCTGGAGACTTTTAGCCAGCTTGTTTGGAGATCTCCTGAGGGCACG TTCTTTATCAACAAGACCGAGATTGAAGACTTTCCCCGCTTCTCTCACCGGGGCTTGTTGTTGGATACGGCTCGCCATTACCTGCCACTGACTAGCATCCTGGACACTCTG GACGTCATGGCATACAATAAATTCAATGTGTTCCACTGGCATCTGGTCGATGACTCTTCTTTCCCATATGACAGCTTCACTTTTCCAGAGCTCACCAGAAAG GGGTCGTACAATCCTGCCACCCATATCTACACAGCACAGGATGTGAGGGAGGTGATTGAATATGCACGGCTTCGGGGTATCCGTGTGTTGGTAGAGTTTGACACTCCTGGCCACACTCTGTCCTGGGGACCAG GTGTCCCTGGATTATTGACTCCTTGCTACTCTGGGTCTCATCCCTCTGGCACCTTTGGACCAGTGAATCCCATTCTCAACAGTACTTATGAATTCATGAGCACATTTTTTCTGGAGGTCAGCTCTGTCTTCCCGGATTTTTATCTTCACCTTGGAGGAGATGAGGTTGATTTCACCTGCTG GAAGTCCAACCCAGATATCCAGGCCTTTATGAAGAAGCAAGGCTTTGGTAATGACTTCAAGGAGCTGGAGTCTTTCTACATACAGAc GCTGCTGAACATCGTCTCTGCCTATGGCAAGGGCTATGTGGTGTGGCAGGAGGTGTTTGATAATAAAGTAAAG GTTCGGCCAGATACAATCATTCAGGTATGGCGAGAAGAGGAGCCGGTACGTTATACGAAGGAGATGGAGCTGATCACCGGAGCTGGCTTCCGCGCCCTGCTCTCTGCCCCCTGGTACCTGAATCATATAACTTATGGCCCTGACTGGAGACAGATCTACATGGTGGAGCCCCTGGAATTTAAAG GTAGCCCTCAGCAGAAGGCTCTCGTGATTGGTGGAGAGGCCTGTATGTGGGGGGAGTACGTGGACAGCACCAATCTGGCCCCCAGACTCTG gcccagggcaggggctgttGCTGAGAGGCTGTGGAGCAACAAGTTGGTGACTAGCCTGGACTTTGCCTTTAAACGTTTGACACAATTCCGCTGTGAGCTCCTAAG GCGAGGTGTCCAGGCCCAGCCCCTCAGTGTAGGCTACTGTGAACAGGAGTTTGAACAAACCTGA